A portion of the Limanda limanda chromosome 3, fLimLim1.1, whole genome shotgun sequence genome contains these proteins:
- the LOC132998817 gene encoding kinesin-like protein KIF23: MQRTGKGKTPRRHGPRKASNTEKDPVGVYCRIRPLGAEDEECCVDMISSSTIQLHAPDGLKANRNGEYKETQYTFKKIFGINTTQIELFDVIAKPLIDDLIDCKNGLLFTYGVTGSGKTFTMTGAPGDGGLLPRSLDMLFNSIGAFQAKRFVFKPDEKNGMEIQNQVDALLERQKRDSQPSVPKTPASRQRADPEFADMISAEEACKSENVDEDCCYSVFVSYVEIYNNYIYDLLEDASIDPIRSKWLGGGTPVRNNEFIAPQSKILREDQNHNMYVAGCTEVEVKSTEEAFEVFWKGQKKRRTANTQLNRESSRSHSVFTVKLAQAPLDADGDHILQDRNQVNVSQLCLVDLAGSERTSRTRAEGSRLREAGNINQSLMTLRTCMEVLRENQMCGTNKMVPYRDSKVTHLFKNYFDGEGKVRMILCVNPKADDYEETMLVMRFAEMTQEVEVARPADGPIYVLPAGRRQRHQASRDEMSHDPDLLTRLIESLPALPSSEVVDPFDDQTLPRLVEVLEKRQHIRQMISEQFKTKANTLMSVLQQFDNQHSAKETFLHNQQSKLNEKDKLVASQRTELERLEKKSKMLEYKIDILQKTTDMYEQDKRSLQNELETREQRLQRELGERRRLEQRMHGVVTDTRHKWEKECERRVNAKQMEMQNKLWVKDEKLKQLKAIVTESNSSSGGSSSECPEKPARPSRERDKNIPQKRSASPSPTPTALPVHPMHRRSHSAGGEKWVDHKPASNLDLDTVMQPIIPNAIKVSTPSGKALSKCQKYVLRHQELASDGEIETKLIKGNVFKTRGGGQAVQFTDIETLTQESSTAPSRKRRSGSGEGRVQRENTENVPPVSSTSSSHGYQKRRKP, encoded by the exons ATGCAGAGAACAGG CAAAGGCAAGACTCCTCGGAGGCACGGACCTAGGAAGGCGTCCAACACAGAGAAGGATCCAGTTGGC GTGTACTGCCGTATACGACCGCTGGGAGCAGAAGATGAAGAATGTTGTGTGGACATGATCAGCAGCTCCACTATTCAGCTCCATGCTCCCGACGGTCTGAAAGCCAACCGCAATGGAGAATACAAAGAG ACACAGTACACCTTCAAAAAGATATTTGGTATTAATACCACGCAAATCGAGCTTTTTGATGTTATTGCCAAGCCTCTGATTGATGACCTCATAGACTGTAAGAATG GTCTGCTGTTCACTTACGGTGTTACTGGAAGCGGTAAGACCTTCACCATGACCGGCGCTCCTGGGGACGGTGGGCTCCTCCCTCGTTCTCTAGACATGCTCTTCAACAGCATCGGCGCCTTTCAGGCCAAAAGATTT GTGTTTAAACCGGATGAGAAAAATGGGATGGAGATTCAGAATCAAGTGGACGCTCTCCTGGAGAGACAGAAGCGAGACAGTCAGCCGTCAGTGCCCAAGACACCAGCCTCCAG GCAGAGGGCTGACCCAGAATTTGCAGATATGATCAGCGCAGAGGAGGCGTGTAAATCTGAGAATGTGGACGAGGACTGTTGTTACAGCGTTTTCGTGTCCTACGTCGAGATCTACAACAACTACATCTATGATCTCCTGGAAGATGCTTCTATTGACCCAATCAGATCAAA GTGGCTCGGTGGAGGCACGCCTGTACGGAACAATGAGTTCAT AGCACCTCAATCCAAGATTCTCCGTGAAGATCAGAATCATAACATGTATGTGGCTGGCTGCACGGAAGTGGAGGTCAAATCCACAGAAGAGGCGTTTGAAGTCTTTTGGAAGG ggcaaaagaaaaggaggacgGCCAACACTCAACTCAACCGGGAATCCAGTCGCTCCCACAGTGTGTTCACGGTGAAGTTGGCCCAGGCCCCACTGGATGCTGATGGGGACCACATTCTACAG GACAGAAACCAGGTGAATGTGAGCCAGCTGTGTCTGGTGGACCTGGCCGGCAGCGAACGCACCAGTCGAACCAGAGCCGAGGGAAGCCGACTCCGTGAAGCCG GTAATATCAATCAGTCTCTGATGACACTTCGCACATGTATGGAAGTGCTGCGGGAAAACCAAATGTGTGGAACTAACAAG ATGGTTCCATACAGAGACTCTAAAGTCACACATCTGTTCAAGAACTACTTTGACGGCGAAGGGAAAGTCAGGATGATTTTGTGCGTCAACCCAAAGGCCGATGATTATGAAGAAACTATG CTGGTGATGCGCTTTGCCGAGATGAcccaggaggtggaggtggctCGACCGGCCGACGGTCCGATCTACGTCCTTCCTGCAGGACGCAGACAGAGACACCAGGCGTCCAGAGACGAGATGTCAC ATGACCCAGATCTGCTGACTCGGCTCATTGAAAGCCTTCCAGCCCTGCCTTCCAGTGAGGTGGTGGACCCATTCGATGATCAGACGCTGCCCCGCCTGGTTGAAGTCCTGGAGAAGAGGCAACACATTCGTCAGATGATATCAGAGCAGTTCAAAACGAAAG CCAATACACTGATGTCCGTGCTTCAGCAGTTTGACAACCAGCACAGTGCAAAGGAGACTTTCCTACACAACCAACAAAGCAAACTGAACGAGAAAGACAAACTGGTCGCCAGTCAGAGGACGGAGCTGGAACGATTGGAGAAAAAATCCAAAATGCTGGAATATAAG ATTGACATCCTGCAAAAGACGACAGACATGTATGAGCAGGACAAACGCTCGCTGCAGAACGAGCTGGAGACCCGGGAGCAAAGGCTCCAGAGGGAGCTTGGCGAGAGGAGGCGCTTGGAGCAGCGCATGCACGGCGTGGTGACGGACACCCGGCACAAGTGGGAGAAGGAGTGT GAGAGACGAGTGAACGCCAAGCAGATGGAGATGCAGAACAAGTTGTGGGTGAAGGATGAGAAGTTGAAGCAGCTGAAAGCCATAGTGACGgagagcaacagcagcagcggcgggaGTTCCTCTGAATGTCCAGAGAAACCCGCGAGGCCTtcaagagagagggacaagaaCATCCCCCAGAAGAGGTCTGCGTCCCCATCACCGACTCCT ACGGCCCTTCCCGTCCATCCAATGCACAGACGCTCTCACTCTGCGGGTGGGGAGAAATGGGTAGACCACAAACCCGCCTCTAATTTGGACCTAGACACTGTCATGCAGCCAATCATACCCAATGCAATCAAAGTGTCGACCCCCAGCGGGAAAGCTCTGTCTAAATGCCAAAAGTATGTGCTCAGACATCAAGAGCTCGCCTCTGACGGGGAGATCGAGACCAAACTGATCAAG GGTAATGTTTTTAAGACCAGGGGCGGAGGACAAGCTGTGCAGTTCACTGACATCGAGACGCTGACACAAGAGAGTTCAACAGCACCGAG tcgCAAAAGGCGATCTGGCTCTGGAGAAGGTCGAGTTCAACGAGAGAACACCGAAAACGTG CCTCCAGTATCGAGCACAAGTTCCAGCCATGGCTACCAAAA aCGGAGAAAGCCTTGA
- the paqr5b gene encoding membrane progestin receptor gamma-B, whose product MFSLIRLPRVFTINQVPKVFHEDSIISGYRHPRSSATDCVLSLFQLTNETLNIWTHFLPTWYFLWKLVTVVLMQTAWQDSFTWPLVIFLITCCIYPLASSCAHTFSSMSARARHICFYFDYAALSFYSLGSATIYSAYVFPDKWVNGLFHRCYLPIALLNALGCTGLSCYSRLGLPFLQYNHDTIKRFPEFRRPRFSKSLRVIAFAYPGLFVNIPLFYRVFLCEGDGCTDNDTNFLHCHHIALAFLTGFLFATHLPERLAPGSFDYIGHSHQLFHVCGILGTHFQMKALEQDMVARRPWLLDHSIPITFSNSLGLAVVCVLLNLIIIGLYSLPLITAPVCQPEKYGKSLNRLPHKECACS is encoded by the exons aTGTTCAGCCTCATTAGATTACCACGAGTCTTCACCATCAACCAAGTACCCAAA gttttccatgaggACAGCATCATCTCTGGGTACCGACACCCCCGCAGCTCAGCCACTGACTGCGTCCTGAGCCTGTTCCAGCTGACCAATGAGACGCTCAACATCTGGACACACTTTCTACCCACATG GTACTTCCTGTGGAAGCTGGTGACGGTGGTGCTGATGCAGACGGCGTGGCAGGACTCCTTCACTTGGCCTCTGGTCATCTTCCTGATCACCTGCTGCATCTATCCGCTGGCGTCCAGCTGTGCTCACACCTTCAGCAGCATGTCGGCTCGGGCTCGCCACATCTGCTTCTACTTCGACTACGCTGCCCTCAGTTTCTACAGCCTGG GTTCAGCGACCATCTACTCAGCGTATGTTTTCCCGGACAAGTGGGTGAACGGCCTCTTCCATCGGTGCTACCTCCCCATCGCTCTGCTCAACGCGCTCGGCTGCACCGGCCTGTCCTGTTACTCCAG GCTTGGTTTACCATTTCTCCAGTATAATCATGACACCATAAAGAG ATTCCCAGAGTTTCGGCGACCAAGGTTCAGCAAAAGTCTTCGTGTGATTGCCTTTGCCTACCCCGGCCTGTTCGTCAACATTCCTCTGTTCTACAGG GTGTTCCTGTGTGAAGGAGACGGATGCACAGACAACGACACCAACTTCCTCCACTGCCACCACATCGCCCTGGCCTTCCTCACAGGCTTCCTGTTTGCCACACATCTACCTGAGCGCCTGGCACCGGGCAGCTTCGACTACATCG GTCACAGCCATCAACTCTTCCACGTGTGCGGTATCCTCGGCACCCACTTCCAGATGAAGGCCTTGGAACAGGACATGGTGGCACGACGGCCTTGGCTCCTCGATCACTCCATCCCCATCACATTTTCCAACTCACTGGGCTTGGCGGTGGTTTGTGTGCTTCTGAATTTGATTATCATCGGCCTCTACAGTCTCCCGCTCATCACTGCACCCGTCTGCCAACCAGAGAAATATGGTAAAAGTCTAAATAGACTCCCGCACAAGGAATGCGCCTGCAGCTAA